Proteins from one Halopseudomonas pelagia genomic window:
- the rplO gene encoding 50S ribosomal protein L15, which produces MKLNDLRSAPGARRNKLRVGRGIGSGLGKTAGRGHKGLSSRSGGTVAPGFEGGQQPLHRRLPKFGFTSKIAMVTAEIRTSELNKLDADVIDLQALKDANIIGNKFVRAKIVLSGDMTKAVNVKGLMATKGARAAIEAAGGKFEE; this is translated from the coding sequence ATGAAATTGAATGATCTGCGTTCCGCGCCAGGTGCACGCCGTAACAAGCTGCGCGTTGGCCGTGGTATTGGTAGCGGCCTGGGCAAGACTGCCGGTCGTGGTCACAAAGGTCTGAGCTCACGTTCCGGCGGCACTGTTGCCCCCGGTTTCGAGGGTGGTCAGCAGCCTTTGCATCGTCGTCTGCCGAAGTTTGGTTTTACTTCGAAGATTGCGATGGTGACTGCCGAGATCCGCACCAGCGAGCTGAACAAGCTGGATGCTGACGTTATCGACCTGCAGGCTCTGAAAGATGCCAATATCATTGGCAACAAGTTTGTACGTGCCAAGATCGTCCTGTCCGGCGACATGACCAAAGCGGTCAACGTCAAAGGGCTGATGGCCACCAAAGGTGCGCGTGCAGCAATCGAAGCAGCTGGCGGCAAGTTCGAGGAATAA
- a CDS encoding DNA-directed RNA polymerase subunit alpha, with protein sequence MQSSVTEFLTPRHIDVQETSPTRAKITLEPLERGFGHTLGNALRRILLSSMPGCAVVEAEIDGVLHEYSAIEGVQEDVIEILLNLKGLAIKMHGRDHVTLTLSKKGPGQVTAADIQLDHDVEIINPDHLIATLSDNGVLNMKITVARGRGYEPADSRQSDDDESRSIGRLQLDATYTPVRRVAYVVESARVEQRTNLDKLVIDLETNGTLDAEEAIRRAATILQQQLAAFVDLKGEHEPVVEQQEDEIDPILLRPVDDLELTVRSANCLKAENIYYIGDLIQRTEVELLKTPNLGKKSLTEIKDVLASRGLSLGMRLDNWPPASLKKDDKVSA encoded by the coding sequence ATGCAAAGTTCGGTTACCGAGTTTCTAACACCACGTCATATTGACGTACAGGAAACCTCTCCCACGCGTGCCAAGATCACTCTTGAGCCGCTGGAGCGTGGTTTTGGCCATACCCTGGGCAATGCGTTGCGTCGCATTTTGCTCTCCTCCATGCCCGGTTGTGCCGTGGTAGAGGCGGAAATCGACGGCGTTTTGCATGAATACAGCGCCATCGAAGGCGTACAGGAAGATGTCATCGAGATCCTGCTGAACCTGAAGGGTTTGGCGATCAAGATGCACGGCCGTGATCATGTAACTCTGACCCTGTCCAAAAAAGGACCGGGCCAGGTGACTGCAGCTGATATTCAGCTGGATCACGATGTCGAAATCATCAACCCTGATCACCTGATTGCTACCTTGTCTGACAATGGTGTGCTGAACATGAAAATAACCGTGGCCCGTGGCCGTGGTTATGAGCCCGCTGATTCTCGTCAATCCGACGATGATGAAAGCCGCTCCATCGGCCGGTTGCAGCTGGACGCGACTTATACCCCGGTTCGCCGTGTGGCATATGTTGTGGAAAGCGCCCGTGTTGAGCAGCGCACCAACCTCGACAAGCTGGTTATTGACCTGGAAACCAACGGTACGCTGGACGCTGAAGAAGCCATCCGCCGTGCTGCGACCATCCTGCAACAGCAGCTGGCCGCCTTCGTTGACCTGAAAGGTGAGCACGAACCCGTTGTTGAACAGCAGGAAGACGAGATTGATCCGATCCTGCTGCGTCCGGTTGATGACCTTGAGCTGACTGTACGTTCAGCCAACTGTCTGAAAGCCGAAAATATTTACTATATTGGCGATCTGATCCAGCGTACCGAAGTGGAACTGCTGAAGACTCCCAACCTGGGCAAGAAATCCCTGACCGAGATCAAGGACGTTCTGGCCTCACGGGGTCTGTCACTGGGTATGCGTCTGGACAACTGGCCGCCTGCAAGCTTGAAGAAGGACGACAAGGTTTCGGCCTAA
- the rpsM gene encoding 30S ribosomal protein S13: protein MARIAGVNIPDNKHTVISLTYIFGIGQTKAQKICAATGIAPDAKIKDLSEEQVDLLRTEVGKSNTEGDLRRAVNMNVKRLMDLGCYRGLRHRKGLPVRGQRTKTNARTRKGPRKPIRK, encoded by the coding sequence ATGGCCCGTATTGCAGGCGTCAACATCCCGGATAACAAACATACTGTTATCTCTTTGACCTATATTTTTGGTATCGGTCAAACCAAGGCACAGAAAATTTGTGCAGCGACTGGCATTGCGCCAGACGCAAAAATCAAGGATCTCAGCGAGGAGCAGGTTGATCTGCTACGCACCGAAGTGGGCAAGTCGAACACTGAAGGTGACCTGCGTCGTGCGGTCAACATGAACGTCAAGCGTCTTATGGATCTTGGTTGCTATCGTGGTCTGCGTCACCGTAAGGGCCTTCCGGTCCGTGGTCAGCGCACCAAGACTAACGCTCGTACCCGCAAGGGTCCGCGCAAGCCGATCCGTAAGTAA
- the secY gene encoding preprotein translocase subunit SecY has translation MAKQGALSGIKQGGLTELWTRLRFLFLAIIVYRIGAHIPVPGINPDRLADLFRQNEGTILSLFNMFSGGALERMSIFALGIMPYISASIIMQLMTAVNPSLEQLKKEGESGRRKIAQYTRYLTLVLALIQAVGMSVGLASQGVAFDTGFGFYFLAVTTFVAGAMFMMWLGEQITERGIGNGISMLIFAGIVAGLPSAVGQSFEAARQGDINIFALIAIALLAIAMIAFVVFVERGQRRITVNYAKRQQGRKVFAAQTSHLPLKVNMAGVIPAIFASSILLFPASLGTWFGQGEGLGWLQSISQSLAPGQPLNIILFSAGIIFFCFFYTALMFNPKDVAENLKKSGAFIPGIRPGEQSARYIDGVLTRLTMFGALYMTAVCLLPQFLVVSANVPFYLGGTSLLIVVVVVMDFMSQVQSHLVSQQYESLLKKSNLKGYGGSGMLR, from the coding sequence ATGGCTAAGCAAGGCGCTCTCTCAGGAATCAAACAAGGCGGCTTAACGGAACTGTGGACGCGTCTGCGTTTTCTGTTCCTGGCGATCATTGTTTACCGCATCGGGGCGCATATCCCTGTTCCCGGTATCAACCCTGATCGTCTGGCTGATCTGTTCAGACAGAATGAGGGGACCATACTTAGCTTGTTCAACATGTTCTCGGGTGGTGCACTGGAGCGGATGAGTATCTTCGCTCTGGGCATCATGCCGTACATCTCTGCATCGATTATCATGCAGCTGATGACGGCGGTGAACCCGTCCCTTGAGCAGTTGAAAAAGGAAGGTGAATCCGGGCGTCGCAAGATTGCCCAGTACACCCGCTACCTGACTCTGGTTCTGGCGTTAATCCAGGCCGTCGGCATGTCGGTGGGTCTAGCTAGTCAGGGTGTTGCCTTCGATACTGGCTTTGGCTTTTACTTCCTGGCGGTGACCACTTTTGTGGCCGGCGCCATGTTCATGATGTGGCTGGGCGAGCAGATTACCGAGCGCGGTATTGGTAACGGTATATCCATGCTTATCTTTGCCGGCATTGTGGCGGGGCTGCCTAGCGCGGTCGGGCAGTCGTTTGAGGCGGCTCGTCAGGGTGATATCAACATCTTCGCCCTGATTGCCATTGCGTTGCTGGCGATTGCGATGATTGCCTTTGTGGTCTTTGTTGAGCGCGGGCAGCGGCGGATCACCGTCAACTATGCCAAGCGTCAGCAGGGCCGCAAGGTGTTTGCCGCGCAAACCAGCCATTTGCCGCTGAAGGTCAACATGGCAGGTGTTATTCCGGCGATTTTTGCCAGTAGCATTCTGCTGTTCCCGGCTTCGCTGGGTACCTGGTTCGGTCAGGGTGAAGGTCTGGGTTGGCTGCAAAGCATCTCCCAGTCTCTGGCCCCAGGCCAGCCGTTGAACATTATTCTGTTTAGTGCAGGGATCATTTTCTTCTGCTTCTTCTATACAGCGCTGATGTTCAATCCGAAAGATGTGGCTGAAAATCTCAAGAAGTCAGGTGCGTTTATTCCTGGCATCCGCCCAGGCGAACAGTCTGCCCGGTACATTGATGGTGTGTTGACACGCCTGACCATGTTCGGTGCCCTGTACATGACCGCGGTCTGTTTGTTGCCGCAGTTCCTGGTGGTGTCGGCCAATGTGCCCTTCTACCTGGGTGGGACTTCACTGCTGATCGTCGTAGTGGTTGTGATGGACTTCATGTCCCAAGTACAATCGCACCTCGTTTCTCAGCAGTACGAGTCTCTTTTGAAGAAATCCAACCTGAAAGGCTATGGCGGCAGCGGTATGCTGCGCTGA
- a CDS encoding MFS transporter: MHQADRMTSSEQRAASSLAAVFAFRMLGLFMVLPVLATYGGSLRDATPLLIGIAIGAYGLTQAFLQIPFGMLSDRIGRKPVIIGGLLLFALGGLVAAQAETMQGVIVGRIIQGAGAIAAAVMALVADLTREQHRTKAMAMIGMSIGVSFAVAMVAGPVIAARAGLQGVFYSTSALALVGIMLVIWIVPTPHQALRHREAGMVRSAFLPSLRNKDLLRLNYGIAVLHAILMASFVAIPLALQEQAGLPREEHWWVYLSALLLSFFAMVPFIIYAERQRQIKRVVLGAIILLALVQPMMWLGMGSLPWLVAAIVLFFVGFNLLEATLPSLLSKIAPAGGKGTAMGVYSTSQFAGAALGGLIGGAVFGAWGLGGVFLCCALLAVSWWAIGVTMSEPPYVTSYRLPLSLALVGDEALPRRILAVPGVAEAVVVVEEAAAYLKVDTQVLDREALDRVVNPA; this comes from the coding sequence ATGCACCAGGCCGATCGCATGACGTCCTCCGAACAGCGTGCCGCGAGCTCGCTGGCTGCGGTGTTTGCCTTTCGCATGCTTGGGCTTTTCATGGTGCTGCCGGTGCTGGCCACCTATGGCGGCTCGTTGCGAGATGCCACGCCGCTGCTGATCGGCATTGCGATTGGCGCCTATGGTTTGACTCAGGCCTTCCTGCAGATTCCCTTTGGGATGCTGTCTGACCGCATTGGGCGCAAGCCGGTGATCATTGGTGGCTTGCTGTTATTCGCGCTCGGCGGGTTGGTGGCAGCGCAGGCCGAGACCATGCAGGGCGTGATCGTTGGTCGAATTATTCAGGGTGCCGGTGCGATCGCTGCTGCGGTGATGGCGCTGGTTGCGGATCTAACGCGCGAGCAGCACCGCACCAAGGCCATGGCGATGATCGGTATGAGCATCGGCGTGTCCTTCGCGGTAGCGATGGTCGCCGGACCGGTGATTGCTGCGCGCGCCGGACTGCAGGGGGTTTTCTACAGTACCTCGGCGTTGGCGTTGGTAGGCATCATGTTGGTTATCTGGATCGTACCCACGCCGCATCAGGCATTACGGCATCGTGAAGCGGGTATGGTCCGCAGTGCCTTTCTGCCAAGCCTGCGCAACAAGGATCTGCTGCGGTTGAACTACGGTATTGCTGTATTGCATGCAATTTTGATGGCCAGCTTCGTCGCCATCCCTCTGGCATTGCAGGAGCAGGCCGGCCTGCCCCGCGAGGAGCATTGGTGGGTTTACTTGTCGGCGCTGCTGCTGTCTTTCTTCGCCATGGTGCCTTTTATCATCTATGCCGAGCGCCAGCGGCAAATCAAGCGAGTGGTGTTGGGCGCTATTATCCTGTTGGCTCTGGTGCAACCGATGATGTGGTTGGGCATGGGTTCACTGCCGTGGCTGGTGGCGGCCATAGTGCTGTTTTTTGTTGGTTTCAATTTGCTCGAAGCTACACTGCCATCGCTGCTCAGCAAGATCGCGCCGGCGGGCGGCAAAGGTACGGCAATGGGCGTTTATTCCACCAGCCAGTTCGCTGGTGCGGCGCTGGGGGGGCTGATTGGCGGCGCGGTATTCGGCGCCTGGGGACTGGGCGGGGTTTTCCTCTGCTGTGCACTACTCGCGGTTTCCTGGTGGGCGATTGGTGTTACCATGAGTGAACCACCTTATGTAACAAGCTACCGCCTGCCGTTGTCCCTGGCGTTGGTTGGGGATGAGGCGTTGCCCCGGCGGATTCTAGCGGTTCCGGGGGTAGCAGAAGCGGTGGTTGTGGTCGAAGAGGCCGCAGCCTATCTAAAAGTCGATACACAGGTACTCGATCGTGAGGCGCTGGACCGGGTCGTCAACCCGGCCTGA
- the rplQ gene encoding 50S ribosomal protein L17: MRHRKSGRHLSRTSSHRKAMFQNMAVSLFANELIKTTLPKAKELRRVAEPLITLAKEDTVANRRLAFDRTRSKEAVGKLFNDLGKRYADRPGGYVRILKCGFRTGDSAPMAYVELVDRPELAAASEE, from the coding sequence ATGCGTCATCGTAAAAGTGGTCGTCACCTGAGTCGGACCAGCTCACACCGTAAGGCCATGTTCCAGAACATGGCGGTGTCGCTGTTCGCGAACGAACTGATCAAAACCACTCTGCCCAAGGCCAAGGAATTGCGCCGTGTAGCCGAGCCTTTGATCACCCTGGCGAAGGAAGATACCGTCGCCAATCGCCGTCTGGCATTTGACCGCACCCGCAGCAAAGAAGCTGTTGGCAAGCTGTTCAATGACCTGGGCAAGCGTTATGCAGACCGTCCCGGCGGGTATGTGCGTATTCTCAAGTGCGGTTTCCGCACTGGTGACTCTGCGCCCATGGCCTACGTCGAGCTGGTTGATCGCCCTGAACTGGCTGCTGCCAGCGAAGAGTGA
- the uvrA gene encoding excinuclease ABC subunit UvrA: MDTISIRGARTHNLKNIDLDLPRDKLIVITGLSGSGKSSLAFDTLYAEGQRRYVESLSAYARQFLSMMEKPDVDHIEGLSPAISIEQKSTSHNPRSTVGTITEIYDYLRLLFARVGEPRCPDHDLPLAAQTVSQMVDQVLAMPEGSKLMLLAPVMRERKGEHLALLDELRAQGFVRARINGRIHDLDEPPALEKNRKHTIEVVVDRFKVREDLQLRLAESFETCLNLADGIAIVAPMDGEEGEELTFSARFACPQCGHSISELEPRLFSFNNPAGACPTCDGLGVKQFFDSKRLVNGELTLAEGAIRGWDRRNVYYFQMLSSLADHYGISLEVPFGELEDKHCKLVLHGTGTEKVSFRYLNDRGDIVMRNHPFEGIVPNLERRYRETESQSVREELGKYLSTQPCPSCSGTRLRREARHVFIDGRNLPGVTTLPVGEAAAYFTGLSLDGSRGEIAEKILKEIRARLMFLVNVGLDYLSLDRSADTLSGGEAQRIRLASQIGAGLVGVMYILDEPSIGLHQRDNERLLSTLIHLRDLGNTVIVVEHDEDAIRLADYVVDIGPGAGVHGGEIVAQGTADEVMNNPASLTGKYLSGKVKIPIPAKRNPPQKDKWLRLKGACGNNLHKVNLEIPVGLMTCVTGVSGSGKSTLINNTLYPITATELNGATTLEASPYDSFDGMKHIDKVVDIDQSPIGRTPRSNPATYTGLFTPIRELFAGTQEARSRGYKAGRFSFNVKGGRCEACQGDGLIKVEMHFLPDIYVPCDVCKSKRYNRETLEIKYKGKNIHEVLDFTIEEAREFFEAVPALARKLQTLIDVGLSYIRLGQSATTLSGGEAQRVKLARELSKRDTGKTLYILDEPTTGLHFADIQQLLDVLHRLRDHGNTLVVIEHNLDVIKTADWVVDLGPEGGSKGGYIIATGTPEHVSTVEASHTGRFLGPLLERDRD; the protein is encoded by the coding sequence GTGGATACCATTTCGATCCGTGGGGCGCGCACCCACAACCTGAAGAACATTGACCTCGATCTGCCGCGCGACAAACTGATCGTGATTACCGGCCTGTCTGGCTCGGGCAAGTCGAGCCTGGCTTTTGACACCCTCTATGCCGAGGGGCAACGCCGCTATGTCGAGTCGCTCTCGGCCTACGCGCGGCAATTTCTATCGATGATGGAAAAGCCCGATGTCGATCATATCGAAGGTTTATCGCCGGCGATTTCCATCGAGCAGAAATCCACTTCGCACAACCCCCGCTCCACCGTGGGTACCATTACCGAAATCTACGACTACCTGCGCCTGCTGTTTGCCCGCGTTGGTGAACCGCGTTGCCCCGATCACGACCTGCCGCTGGCTGCACAAACCGTCAGCCAGATGGTCGACCAGGTTCTGGCGATGCCCGAGGGCAGCAAGCTGATGCTGCTTGCTCCGGTCATGCGCGAACGCAAGGGTGAGCATCTGGCGCTCCTGGATGAATTGCGGGCTCAAGGCTTCGTCCGTGCGCGCATCAATGGCCGCATCCATGATCTGGATGAACCGCCGGCACTGGAGAAGAACCGCAAACACACCATTGAAGTGGTAGTGGATCGCTTCAAGGTCCGCGAGGATCTGCAGTTGCGTCTGGCGGAATCGTTCGAAACCTGCCTGAACCTGGCCGACGGCATCGCCATCGTCGCGCCCATGGATGGTGAGGAAGGCGAAGAGCTGACCTTCAGCGCGCGTTTTGCCTGCCCCCAGTGCGGACACTCGATCAGCGAACTGGAACCGCGACTGTTTTCTTTCAACAACCCCGCCGGCGCCTGCCCTACCTGTGATGGACTGGGTGTTAAACAGTTCTTTGACAGCAAGCGGCTGGTCAACGGCGAGCTGACCCTGGCAGAAGGCGCGATCCGCGGCTGGGATCGACGCAACGTCTACTATTTTCAGATGCTCAGCTCACTGGCTGATCATTACGGCATCTCGCTGGAGGTACCGTTCGGCGAGCTGGAAGACAAGCATTGCAAGCTGGTGCTGCACGGTACGGGTACGGAAAAGGTGTCTTTCCGCTATCTGAATGACCGTGGCGACATCGTCATGCGCAATCACCCCTTTGAAGGCATAGTGCCGAACCTGGAGCGACGCTACCGCGAGACCGAATCGCAGAGTGTGCGTGAAGAATTGGGTAAGTACCTGAGCACCCAGCCCTGCCCTTCCTGCAGCGGCACGCGGCTGCGCCGCGAAGCGCGCCACGTCTTTATCGATGGGCGTAACCTGCCTGGGGTCACCACGCTGCCGGTTGGCGAGGCAGCGGCGTATTTTACCGGCTTGAGCCTGGACGGCAGCCGCGGTGAGATTGCCGAAAAGATCCTCAAGGAAATCCGCGCGCGCTTGATGTTCCTGGTCAACGTCGGCTTGGACTACCTGTCGCTGGACCGCAGCGCCGACACGCTGTCTGGCGGTGAAGCCCAGCGTATCCGCCTCGCCAGCCAGATTGGCGCGGGCCTGGTGGGTGTAATGTACATCCTTGACGAGCCCTCTATCGGCCTGCACCAACGTGATAACGAGCGCCTTTTGTCCACGCTGATTCATCTGCGTGACCTGGGCAATACGGTTATTGTGGTTGAACACGACGAAGATGCGATTCGCCTGGCCGACTATGTAGTGGATATCGGCCCCGGCGCCGGCGTCCACGGTGGCGAAATTGTCGCCCAAGGCACTGCCGATGAGGTAATGAACAACCCGGCCTCACTCACTGGCAAATACCTCTCAGGCAAGGTGAAGATTCCCATACCCGCCAAGCGCAACCCACCGCAGAAGGACAAGTGGTTACGCCTCAAAGGAGCCTGCGGTAACAACCTGCACAAGGTCAATCTGGAAATCCCGGTGGGCCTGATGACCTGTGTCACGGGCGTATCCGGCTCGGGCAAATCAACACTGATCAATAATACCCTGTACCCGATTACTGCGACCGAGCTCAACGGCGCCACTACCTTGGAAGCATCCCCCTACGACAGCTTCGATGGCATGAAGCATATCGACAAGGTAGTGGATATTGACCAGAGCCCCATCGGTCGGACTCCCCGCTCCAACCCAGCTACCTACACTGGTTTGTTCACGCCGATTCGCGAGCTGTTTGCCGGCACCCAGGAAGCACGTTCGCGCGGCTACAAGGCCGGGCGGTTCTCCTTCAACGTCAAGGGTGGCCGCTGCGAAGCCTGTCAGGGCGATGGCCTGATCAAGGTAGAGATGCACTTTCTGCCGGACATCTATGTGCCCTGTGATGTGTGCAAGAGCAAGCGCTACAACCGCGAGACGCTGGAGATCAAGTACAAGGGCAAGAACATCCACGAGGTGCTCGACTTCACCATCGAAGAAGCCCGCGAGTTCTTCGAGGCGGTCCCGGCACTGGCGCGCAAGCTGCAGACCTTGATTGATGTAGGTTTGTCCTATATCCGCCTGGGCCAATCCGCGACTACGCTGTCAGGTGGCGAAGCCCAGCGCGTCAAGCTGGCCCGCGAGCTGTCCAAGCGCGACACAGGCAAAACCCTGTACATTCTCGATGAGCCGACTACGGGCCTGCACTTCGCCGACATCCAGCAGTTACTCGATGTACTGCATCGCTTGCGTGACCACGGCAATACCCTGGTGGTGATCGAGCACAACCTGGATGTGATCAAGACGGCTGATTGGGTGGTCGATCTTGGGCCTGAGGGCGGCTCCAAGGGTGGCTATATTATTGCTACCGGCACGCCCGAGCACGTCAGCACTGTGGAAGCTTCACACACCGGACGCTTTCTTGGGCCGCTGCTTGAGCGGGATCGCGATTGA
- the ssb gene encoding single-stranded DNA-binding protein: MARGVNKVILIGNVGGDPEVRYLPNGNAVANITLATSDSWKDKQTGQQQERTEWHRVVFFGRIAEVVGEYVRKGSKMYIEGRLQTREWEKDGVKRYTTEIVVDIGGQMQLLDGKPQGGEQGMAPRPQQQRPAAQQPAPQQQPAQQAPQQATPDYDSFDDDIPF, from the coding sequence ATGGCCAGAGGCGTCAACAAGGTAATTTTGATCGGTAATGTCGGCGGCGATCCAGAAGTACGCTACCTGCCCAATGGTAATGCCGTTGCCAACATCACCCTCGCCACCAGTGACAGCTGGAAGGACAAGCAGACCGGCCAGCAGCAGGAACGCACCGAGTGGCACCGCGTGGTGTTCTTTGGGCGTATCGCCGAGGTTGTTGGCGAATACGTACGCAAGGGCTCGAAGATGTATATCGAAGGTCGCCTGCAGACCCGCGAATGGGAAAAGGACGGCGTCAAGCGCTACACCACGGAAATCGTTGTGGACATCGGTGGCCAGATGCAGTTGCTCGATGGCAAGCCCCAGGGCGGCGAGCAGGGCATGGCCCCGCGGCCACAGCAACAGCGCCCGGCGGCTCAGCAGCCAGCTCCGCAGCAGCAGCCAGCGCAACAGGCGCCGCAGCAGGCAACGCCGGATTACGACAGCTTTGATGACGACATTCCTTTCTAG
- the rpsK gene encoding 30S ribosomal protein S11: protein MAKPAARVRKKVKKTVVDGIAHIHASFNNTIITITDRQGNALSWATSGGSGFRGSRKSTPFAAQVAAERAGQAALEYGLKNLDVNVKGPGPGRESAVRALNSCGYKISGITDVTPIPHNGCRPPKKRRV from the coding sequence ATGGCTAAGCCTGCTGCTCGTGTACGTAAAAAAGTCAAAAAGACGGTGGTTGATGGGATTGCCCACATCCACGCTTCTTTTAACAACACCATCATTACCATTACCGACCGTCAGGGCAACGCTCTGAGCTGGGCGACTTCTGGTGGTTCCGGTTTCCGTGGTTCGCGTAAAAGCACCCCCTTTGCTGCCCAGGTTGCAGCGGAGCGTGCTGGTCAGGCTGCTTTGGAATACGGCTTGAAAAACCTCGACGTTAATGTGAAGGGCCCAGGCCCGGGTCGTGAATCGGCTGTTCGTGCTCTGAACTCTTGTGGCTACAAGATCAGCGGCATCACCGATGTCACCCCCATCCCACATAACGGCTGTCGCCCGCCTAAAAAGCGCCGCGTGTAA
- the rpmJ gene encoding 50S ribosomal protein L36, producing MKVAASVKKLCRNCKLVRRNGSVRVICSAEPRHKQRQG from the coding sequence ATGAAAGTTGCAGCATCAGTCAAGAAGCTTTGCCGTAACTGCAAGTTGGTACGTCGCAATGGTAGCGTTCGTGTCATCTGCAGTGCTGAGCCCCGTCACAAGCAGCGCCAGGGTTAA
- the rpmD gene encoding 50S ribosomal protein L30: protein MANATIKVTLFKSVVGRLPNHRLCVKGLGLRRINHTVEVEDTPAVRGMINKVSYMVRVEG from the coding sequence ATGGCTAATGCAACAATCAAAGTGACCCTGTTCAAAAGTGTTGTTGGGCGCCTGCCGAACCACAGACTCTGCGTCAAGGGTCTGGGTCTGCGTCGCATCAATCACACTGTCGAGGTCGAAGATACTCCGGCCGTTCGTGGGATGATCAATAAGGTCTCCTACATGGTTCGGGTAGAGGGTTAA
- the rpsD gene encoding 30S ribosomal protein S4, which yields MARYIGPKCKLSRREGTDLFLKSGARALESKCNLESPPGVHGQRRGRLSEYGTQLREKQKVRRIYGILERQFSNYYKEAARLKGATGENLLQLLERRLDNVVYRMGFGSTRAESRQLVSHKAISVNGKTVNIASFLVSPGDVVAVREKAKNQLRIGGSLELAAQRGQSEWLEVDAAKKEGVFKSLPSRSDLYADINENLIVELYSK from the coding sequence ATGGCTAGATATATTGGTCCCAAATGTAAACTGTCTCGTCGCGAAGGCACTGATCTGTTTCTCAAGAGCGGCGCTCGCGCTCTTGAATCCAAGTGCAACCTGGAGAGCCCTCCTGGTGTGCATGGTCAGCGTCGTGGTCGTCTCTCTGAGTACGGCACCCAACTGCGCGAGAAACAAAAAGTACGTCGTATCTACGGCATTCTTGAGCGTCAGTTCAGCAACTACTACAAGGAAGCTGCCCGTTTGAAGGGCGCTACCGGCGAGAACCTGCTGCAACTGCTCGAGCGTCGTCTGGACAACGTTGTATACCGTATGGGCTTCGGCTCTACTCGTGCCGAGTCACGTCAGCTGGTCTCTCACAAGGCTATCAGCGTTAATGGCAAGACCGTCAACATCGCTTCTTTCCTGGTATCCCCGGGCGACGTAGTGGCTGTTCGCGAAAAGGCCAAGAACCAACTGCGTATCGGTGGTTCCTTGGAGCTGGCAGCGCAGCGCGGTCAATCCGAGTGGTTGGAAGTGGATGCAGCCAAGAAGGAAGGTGTCTTTAAAAGCCTGCCCTCACGGAGTGATCTGTACGCCGACATCAACGAAAACCTGATCGTCGAGCTTTACTCCAAGTAA